One Chryseobacterium indoltheticum DNA segment encodes these proteins:
- a CDS encoding TonB-dependent receptor codes for MRKKIWLLFFVVSNLLLNAQKFSIDGKVLNFEKKPIENVTVYLLKQKDSSIVNYTPTNSEGKFSLKTDELSESTILKIEADKYISYSKSFEIINQSVPLGEIELEKNSIQNIEEVKITASPVKIKKDTIEFNASAIKVRPDSKIEELLKQIPGVEISNDGKITVNGKEVDQIMINGKPFFDKDGKIALQNLPADIIKNIQFTTTKTKEEELSGKAAKSNNTTINFNIDEKKNKGLLSRLTAGYGSDERYEGSLLLSYFKKDTKISLLASSNNINSQGFSNDEVFDSMGHGRNSWIMQGGSVITDGGNTYYTQGGNNTKGIQRSTTIGFNYSDKFDKNSDLETLSLMHINNNLETRSKVSRTTLLPDFTLKTNSENNGENETQQYNFDTSVRIKIDTLTNIYFSPNFSRMEGFSFNNSKSSTLRDNLLLNESDSYTSNKSENNNFSPNLYFSRKFKKKGRVVSANMNTTISESKKENTNTSSTIFYQTTDPNDIRNQLSKTKNQTNRYRFTTAYSEPISDSSNITVNLTYENKLSRNLRDVNDFDLSNGQYSDYNDALSNTMSQKINQLSPEISYELNKKKINFWASASVDITDMNVNSFFNNQQYNLQNSFTLPSFNMNFQYQFSDNKRLSIYNNGDFSIPTAEQLSPFTDNINPLVSYRGNPELKNKWQNSTYIYYSNYNIVKNMNYYMNLSFNYYNNDVTNYSYYDDSGKQFVTYANVSGNKYVNLGGGFSKTFKWKQNKLILSPRFNMNYGYNRGFINADQFTSETYSINPSFNFTYELKDKITIKPSYSLGYNFSEYKNYSVGNVKTSNQILKMELTNYVFKSKLVFGNDFEYNTTSNIAPGFKRDFYFWNTSLGYSFFNKQLTAKVKVYDVLNQNQSVRRTITNTYFEDREDLILKRYVMFSLTMKLNKFAGKKAEVK; via the coding sequence ATGAGAAAAAAAATTTGGTTACTGTTCTTTGTAGTCAGCAATTTATTACTAAATGCACAAAAATTTAGCATAGACGGAAAAGTTTTAAACTTTGAAAAGAAACCAATTGAAAATGTAACCGTTTATTTACTGAAACAAAAAGATTCCTCTATTGTCAATTACACACCGACTAACAGTGAAGGAAAATTTTCTCTAAAAACTGATGAGCTCTCCGAGTCAACTATTTTGAAAATTGAAGCTGACAAATACATATCGTATTCAAAAAGTTTTGAGATAATTAACCAATCGGTTCCGCTGGGAGAAATTGAACTTGAAAAAAACTCCATTCAAAATATTGAAGAAGTAAAGATTACAGCTTCGCCTGTTAAAATTAAAAAAGATACGATTGAATTTAATGCTTCGGCCATAAAAGTGCGACCGGACAGTAAAATTGAAGAACTTTTAAAGCAAATTCCGGGAGTTGAAATTAGCAATGACGGAAAAATAACCGTTAACGGAAAAGAAGTTGACCAGATCATGATCAACGGAAAACCATTCTTCGATAAAGACGGGAAAATAGCATTGCAGAATCTTCCGGCTGATATTATTAAAAACATTCAGTTTACTACTACAAAAACCAAGGAAGAGGAATTGAGTGGCAAAGCTGCAAAATCAAATAATACAACCATTAATTTTAATATTGACGAAAAGAAAAACAAAGGTTTACTATCACGCTTAACAGCTGGTTACGGTTCTGATGAACGCTATGAAGGCAGCTTGCTTTTAAGTTATTTTAAAAAAGATACCAAAATCAGCCTTTTGGCTTCGTCAAACAATATCAATTCTCAGGGATTTTCTAATGATGAGGTTTTCGACAGTATGGGACACGGCAGAAATTCGTGGATTATGCAAGGCGGATCTGTGATTACAGACGGCGGAAATACCTATTACACACAAGGCGGAAACAATACGAAAGGAATCCAGAGAAGCACAACAATCGGTTTTAACTACAGCGATAAATTTGATAAAAATTCAGATTTGGAGACTTTAAGTTTAATGCACATCAATAATAATTTAGAAACAAGATCTAAAGTTTCCAGAACGACGTTACTTCCTGATTTTACTTTAAAGACCAACTCTGAAAACAATGGTGAAAACGAAACGCAACAATATAATTTTGACACCTCAGTTAGAATTAAAATTGATACGCTTACCAATATTTATTTCTCACCCAATTTTTCCAGAATGGAAGGTTTTAGTTTTAACAATTCAAAATCATCTACTTTAAGAGATAATTTACTTCTTAACGAAAGTGACTCTTACACAAGCAATAAATCAGAAAACAATAATTTCTCGCCAAATCTATATTTCTCAAGAAAATTTAAGAAAAAAGGACGTGTGGTTTCTGCTAATATGAACACCACGATTTCAGAATCAAAAAAAGAAAATACCAATACATCCTCAACGATTTTCTATCAAACCACAGATCCGAATGATATAAGAAATCAGCTTTCCAAAACAAAAAATCAAACCAATAGATATCGATTTACGACTGCATATTCCGAACCGATATCTGATTCATCGAATATAACTGTAAACTTGACGTACGAAAATAAATTGAGCAGAAACTTACGAGACGTCAATGATTTTGATTTGAGTAACGGTCAGTATTCCGATTACAACGATGCCTTGTCAAATACGATGAGTCAAAAAATTAATCAGCTCAGCCCAGAAATAAGTTATGAACTTAATAAAAAGAAAATCAACTTTTGGGCATCGGCAAGTGTAGATATTACAGATATGAATGTGAACTCATTCTTCAATAACCAACAATACAATCTGCAAAACAGTTTTACATTGCCAAGCTTTAATATGAATTTTCAATATCAGTTTTCAGACAACAAAAGACTGAGTATTTACAATAATGGCGACTTCTCAATTCCGACAGCAGAACAGTTGAGTCCGTTTACAGACAACATCAATCCTTTGGTGAGCTATCGTGGAAATCCGGAACTAAAAAACAAATGGCAAAACTCTACGTACATTTATTACAGCAATTATAATATCGTGAAGAACATGAATTATTATATGAACTTAAGTTTCAATTACTATAATAATGATGTAACCAACTATTCTTACTACGACGACTCTGGGAAGCAGTTTGTAACATATGCCAACGTCAGCGGAAACAAATATGTAAACCTGGGCGGTGGTTTTTCTAAAACATTCAAATGGAAACAGAATAAACTGATTTTAAGCCCAAGATTTAATATGAATTACGGTTACAACAGAGGCTTCATCAATGCAGATCAGTTTACCAGCGAAACATACAGCATCAATCCAAGCTTCAACTTTACGTATGAATTAAAAGATAAAATCACCATCAAACCATCTTATTCTTTGGGTTACAATTTCTCAGAATACAAAAATTACAGCGTTGGAAATGTAAAAACCAGCAATCAGATTTTAAAGATGGAATTGACCAATTATGTTTTTAAAAGTAAACTTGTTTTTGGAAATGATTTTGAATACAACACAACGTCAAACATTGCGCCCGGCTTCAAAAGAGATTTCTACTTCTGGAACACCAGTTTGGGATATTCATTCTTTAACAAACAGTTGACTGCAAAGGTGAAAGTGTACGATGTTCTTAATCAAAACCAAAGTGTAAGACGTACCATTACCAACACTTATTTTGAAGACCGTGAAGATTTAATTCTAAAACGTTATGTAATGTTTTCTTTAACCATGAAGCTTAACAAGTTTGCAGGAAAGAAAGCAGAAGTAAAATAA